In the Leifsonia sp. 466MF genome, one interval contains:
- a CDS encoding zinc ribbon domain-containing protein: protein MKASPADQNELLRLQAADTRLAQLAHATKNLPQAAELLKLQPEVEALRARWIAATGELEDARAELKRIESDVQVVDARSKRDSDRVQQSASMKDVQALEAELASLAKRKNDLEEIELTVMQRVEDLEQALAAVEAERAELNGRVAALEGERGEEAGKLDAQRTALAKDRAAIAETLPADLIELYERQRTRYGIGAAALIRGVSMGSNVKLTESDLSDIRRAAADDVVLCPDSGAILVRGEDSGL, encoded by the coding sequence GTGAAAGCCAGCCCTGCCGACCAGAACGAGCTGCTGCGCCTCCAGGCGGCCGACACCCGCTTGGCGCAGCTCGCCCATGCCACCAAGAACCTGCCGCAGGCGGCCGAGCTCCTGAAGCTGCAGCCGGAGGTGGAGGCGCTCCGAGCGCGGTGGATCGCCGCCACCGGAGAGCTCGAGGATGCCCGGGCCGAGCTCAAGCGCATCGAGTCCGACGTCCAGGTCGTCGATGCGCGATCGAAGCGCGACTCCGACCGTGTGCAGCAGTCCGCCTCGATGAAGGACGTCCAGGCACTCGAGGCGGAGCTCGCCTCGCTCGCCAAGCGCAAGAACGACCTCGAAGAGATCGAGCTGACCGTCATGCAGCGCGTCGAAGACCTCGAGCAGGCGCTCGCCGCAGTCGAGGCGGAGCGCGCCGAACTGAACGGCCGCGTCGCCGCGCTCGAAGGCGAGCGCGGGGAGGAGGCAGGCAAGCTGGACGCGCAGCGCACGGCGCTCGCGAAAGACCGGGCCGCCATCGCGGAGACGCTCCCGGCCGACCTGATCGAACTGTACGAGCGCCAGCGCACCCGCTACGGCATCGGCGCGGCGGCGCTGATCCGTGGCGTCTCCATGGGCTCCAACGTGAAGCTGACCGAGTCCGACCTCTCCGACATCCGCCGCGCTGCGGCCGACGACGTCGTGCTCTGCCCCGACAGCGGCGCCATCCTGGTGCGCGGGGAGGACTCCGGGCTCTGA
- a CDS encoding purine-cytosine permease family protein, protein MDRGAADRHSDDELASVLEEEVARITSAIPIILPEALRGGAEEASEGGAPGETEPDVVDADEPDADVGDDEGEWTGPPTQAISFDDLPVRREPTGPEPTFSPWVATAAIPIQRSEPVPEAVPEAVPVTREAHPTGAHALPISEREPEDEDEEHRPGRHASAPNEAEPEPEPEPAAAVAPPAYPPLARAEPLGLVPEELAPRDSEPVPLVPVVTAVAPAAPLVEPERAALETDTDDSTGTDIPAPVAASAATTATPPTIGEAPAPEPSAKRRPAVFIPEAADLEPTAVERRVGRASRMFWLWFAGTSSLISVGVGATLFALGLSLRQLLVATLVGVALSFLPLGLGTLAGKWSGQPTLVVSRASFGLRGNIIPTVLALVVKLFWGSVLLWLAGSAAGSLTVAEQWPGDAVLATSAGLAVTILAAVAVAYFGYALVARVQLVLTIASAVLIALMVAATWRHVDVSRALAVPDALWTHVVTGAVIVFSYVGLAWAMSSAEVARYQRPLSSGGAAMLWATFGAGVPPLLLVSYGGLLAASNPGLAGELARDPVAGLVQLGLPAWYPVPLLLAVGLSLVSALVLTVYSAGFTLDALGVRLGRRWSTLIAGAAIAAVGVVLAATVTDLSSVIRGVPTALSVPVAAWVGVFSGEMMLRTRRFHQASLLARGGVYPDWRWINVGLLVAGTAVGWGTISSPLPWLAWEGYLFRLVGIDPNAGIGASNIGVVIALVIGMFGVLVSAVPAVRRQELAAA, encoded by the coding sequence ATGGACCGGGGAGCGGCCGATCGGCACAGCGACGACGAGCTGGCGAGCGTGCTCGAGGAAGAGGTCGCGCGCATCACGTCCGCCATCCCGATCATCCTTCCCGAGGCGCTCCGCGGGGGTGCGGAGGAGGCGTCCGAGGGCGGCGCGCCAGGCGAGACCGAGCCCGACGTTGTGGATGCGGACGAGCCAGATGCCGACGTCGGAGATGACGAAGGGGAGTGGACCGGGCCGCCCACGCAGGCGATCAGCTTCGACGACCTCCCTGTTCGCCGGGAGCCGACCGGGCCCGAGCCGACGTTCAGCCCGTGGGTGGCGACGGCGGCCATCCCCATCCAGCGCAGTGAGCCGGTGCCAGAGGCGGTGCCCGAGGCGGTGCCCGTGACGCGGGAGGCGCATCCCACCGGCGCGCACGCCCTGCCGATCAGCGAGCGCGAGCCGGAGGACGAGGACGAGGAGCACCGGCCGGGGCGGCACGCGTCGGCGCCCAACGAAGCCGAGCCGGAGCCGGAGCCGGAACCCGCCGCAGCCGTCGCCCCTCCCGCGTACCCGCCGCTCGCGCGGGCGGAGCCGCTCGGGCTGGTGCCGGAAGAGCTGGCGCCGCGGGATTCGGAACCGGTTCCCCTCGTCCCGGTGGTGACGGCGGTCGCTCCCGCGGCCCCTCTGGTCGAGCCCGAGCGGGCCGCGTTGGAGACCGACACCGACGACTCGACCGGTACCGACATCCCCGCTCCCGTAGCCGCCTCGGCGGCCACGACCGCCACTCCGCCGACGATCGGAGAAGCGCCGGCACCCGAGCCCTCCGCGAAACGCCGTCCAGCGGTCTTCATCCCCGAGGCCGCCGACCTCGAACCGACGGCCGTCGAGCGCCGCGTCGGACGCGCCTCCCGGATGTTCTGGCTCTGGTTCGCCGGCACCTCCTCCCTCATCAGCGTGGGAGTCGGCGCGACGCTGTTCGCTCTCGGGCTGAGCCTGCGCCAGCTGCTCGTGGCGACCCTCGTCGGCGTCGCACTGTCGTTCCTGCCGCTCGGCCTCGGCACGCTCGCCGGCAAGTGGAGCGGCCAGCCGACGCTCGTCGTGTCGCGCGCGTCGTTCGGGCTCCGCGGGAATATCATCCCGACGGTGCTCGCCCTGGTCGTGAAGCTGTTCTGGGGGTCGGTCCTGCTCTGGCTGGCGGGGTCGGCGGCCGGGTCGCTCACGGTCGCAGAGCAGTGGCCGGGGGATGCTGTGCTCGCGACGTCCGCTGGCCTGGCTGTCACCATCCTGGCCGCCGTCGCCGTGGCCTACTTCGGGTACGCCCTCGTCGCGCGGGTGCAGCTGGTGCTGACGATCGCCTCCGCCGTACTCATCGCGCTGATGGTGGCGGCGACCTGGCGGCACGTGGATGTGTCGCGAGCGCTCGCGGTGCCCGACGCGCTGTGGACGCACGTCGTCACCGGCGCCGTCATCGTGTTCAGCTACGTCGGACTGGCGTGGGCGATGAGCAGCGCCGAGGTCGCGCGCTACCAGCGGCCGCTGTCGTCGGGCGGTGCGGCGATGCTGTGGGCGACGTTCGGCGCGGGCGTCCCTCCGCTTCTGCTGGTGTCGTACGGGGGACTGCTGGCTGCATCCAATCCGGGGCTCGCGGGGGAGCTCGCGCGCGACCCGGTGGCGGGTCTGGTGCAGCTCGGGCTGCCCGCCTGGTACCCCGTGCCGCTGCTGCTCGCGGTGGGGCTGTCGCTCGTCTCGGCGCTCGTGCTGACCGTGTATTCGGCCGGTTTCACGCTCGACGCGCTGGGCGTCCGGCTGGGGCGGCGATGGAGCACGCTGATCGCCGGTGCGGCGATCGCGGCGGTGGGTGTCGTGCTGGCCGCGACGGTGACCGACCTCTCCTCCGTCATCCGCGGCGTCCCGACCGCCCTCTCCGTGCCAGTCGCCGCGTGGGTCGGCGTGTTCTCGGGCGAGATGATGCTGCGCACGCGGCGGTTCCACCAGGCGTCGCTGCTCGCCCGTGGCGGCGTCTACCCGGATTGGCGGTGGATCAACGTGGGCCTGTTGGTGGCCGGAACGGCGGTCGGGTGGGGCACGATCAGCTCGCCGTTGCCCTGGCTGGCGTGGGAGGGGTACCTCTTCCGGCTCGTCGGCATCGACCCCAACGCGGGCATCGGTGCGAGCAATATCGGGGTGGTCATCGCCCTCGTCATCGGGATGTTCGGAGTGCTCGTGAGCGCGGTCCCCGCCGTCCGGCGGCAGGAGTTGGCCGCCGCGTGA
- a CDS encoding response regulator: MKILIADDDPQILRALRILLTARGYQVLTARSGAEALSVAVDQHPELVMLDLGMPELNGIEVIEGLRGWSSVPILVVSGRTGSADKVDALDAGADDYVTKPFAADELLARIRALTRRQSTTADEPVITFGDVTVDLAARQVTRRDGDGGGARAVRLTPTEWQILEVLLRNPRRLVTRQSLLTQVWGPQYTTDTGYLRLYLSQLRKKLEPEPSRPRYLLTEPGMGYRFTPDDA, translated from the coding sequence GTGAAGATCCTCATCGCCGACGACGACCCGCAGATCCTGCGCGCGCTGCGCATCCTGCTCACCGCCCGCGGCTACCAGGTGCTCACCGCGCGGAGCGGGGCCGAGGCGCTCAGTGTCGCCGTCGACCAGCATCCGGAGCTGGTGATGCTCGACCTGGGGATGCCGGAACTCAACGGCATCGAGGTCATCGAAGGGCTCCGCGGCTGGTCGAGCGTGCCCATCCTGGTGGTCTCCGGCCGCACGGGCTCTGCCGACAAGGTCGACGCCCTCGACGCCGGCGCCGACGACTACGTCACGAAGCCGTTCGCGGCGGACGAGCTGCTCGCGCGCATCCGCGCCCTCACCCGGCGGCAGAGCACGACGGCGGACGAACCGGTCATCACGTTCGGCGACGTGACGGTGGACCTCGCGGCGCGCCAGGTGACCCGGCGGGACGGAGACGGCGGCGGGGCCCGTGCGGTGCGGCTCACGCCGACGGAGTGGCAGATCCTGGAGGTGCTGCTGCGGAACCCGCGGCGCCTGGTGACGCGCCAATCCCTGCTGACCCAGGTGTGGGGACCGCAGTACACGACGGACACCGGGTACCTGCGGCTCTACCTGTCGCAGCTGCGCAAGAAGCTGGAGCCGGAGCCGTCGCGGCCGCGCTACCTGCTCACGGAGCCCGGGATGGGCTACCGCTTCACGCCCGACGACGCCTGA
- a CDS encoding thymidylate synthase, translating into MSEIATPYEDLLRDVLTNGAHKSDRTGTGTRSVFGRQLRFDLADGFPLITTKRVHFKSIAYELLWFLRGESNVGWLRDNGVTIWDEWADADGELGPVYGVQWRSWPAPDGRHIDQIQQVIDTLRSDPDSRRIIVSAWNVADIPNMALAPCHAFFQFYVADGKLSCQLYQRSADMFLGVPFNIASYALLTLMVAQQVGLEPGEFVWTGGDVHIYDNHVEQVTEQLTRDPYPAPTLRFARKPDSMFDYRFEDFVVEDYQHHPAIRAAVAV; encoded by the coding sequence GTGAGCGAGATTGCGACCCCGTACGAGGACCTCCTGCGCGACGTGCTGACGAACGGCGCCCACAAATCCGACCGCACGGGCACGGGGACGCGCAGCGTCTTCGGCCGGCAGCTGCGGTTCGACCTCGCCGACGGCTTCCCGCTGATCACCACCAAGCGCGTCCACTTCAAGTCCATCGCGTACGAGCTGCTGTGGTTCCTGCGCGGCGAGAGCAACGTGGGCTGGCTGCGCGATAACGGCGTCACGATCTGGGATGAGTGGGCCGACGCCGACGGCGAGCTCGGCCCGGTGTACGGGGTGCAGTGGCGCTCCTGGCCGGCCCCGGACGGCCGGCACATCGACCAGATCCAGCAGGTCATCGACACGCTGCGCAGCGACCCCGACTCCCGCCGCATCATCGTCTCGGCGTGGAACGTGGCCGACATCCCGAACATGGCGCTTGCCCCGTGCCACGCCTTCTTCCAGTTCTACGTCGCCGACGGCAAGCTCTCCTGCCAGCTGTACCAGCGCAGCGCGGACATGTTCCTCGGCGTCCCGTTCAACATCGCCAGCTACGCGCTCCTCACCCTCATGGTCGCCCAGCAGGTCGGCCTCGAGCCCGGTGAGTTCGTCTGGACCGGTGGAGACGTCCACATCTACGACAACCACGTCGAGCAGGTCACCGAGCAGCTCACGCGCGATCCCTATCCCGCGCCAACCCTGCGCTTCGCCCGCAAGCCCGACAGCATGTTCGACTACCGGTTCGAGGACTTCGTCGTCGAGGACTACCAGCACCACCCGGCGATCCGCGCGGCCGTCGCCGTATGA
- a CDS encoding dihydrofolate reductase yields MTIALIWAQAHDGVIGADGVMPWHLTEDLRHFRALTGDDPVVMGRRTWQSLPERYRPLPGRDNIVVTRQADWTAPGAIVAHSVDEALASAGDAPTVWVMGGAELYRQTLPTADRLEVTEIDLDVAGDTYAPEPGDGWTVDAGEWLTGSNGMRYRFVTYTR; encoded by the coding sequence ATGACGATCGCACTGATCTGGGCGCAGGCCCACGACGGGGTGATCGGCGCGGACGGCGTCATGCCCTGGCACCTCACCGAGGACTTGCGGCACTTCCGCGCGCTCACCGGCGACGATCCGGTGGTGATGGGCCGCCGCACCTGGCAGTCGCTGCCCGAGCGCTACCGGCCCCTCCCTGGGCGCGACAACATCGTGGTCACCCGGCAGGCCGACTGGACCGCCCCCGGCGCGATCGTGGCGCATTCTGTGGATGAGGCGCTCGCCTCCGCGGGAGACGCCCCCACCGTCTGGGTGATGGGCGGCGCCGAGCTGTACCGCCAGACGCTTCCGACGGCAGACCGGCTGGAGGTCACCGAGATCGACCTCGACGTCGCGGGAGACACGTACGCCCCCGAGCCCGGCGACGGCTGGACGGTCGACGCGGGCGAGTGGCTCACCGGCTCCAACGGGATGCGGTACCGCTTCGTCACCTACACGCGCTGA
- a CDS encoding Nif3-like dinuclear metal center hexameric protein → MPHTLASVRDTIEQLWPLAGAESWDAPGLVAGDPAAAIERILLSVDAVAATVDEAVELEADLLIAHHPLLLRGVTSIAEDRYKGALLARLIRGDVALYAAHTTADVVADGTSDVLAARLGLRDTRPISPAADGTTGIGRVGDLAQPTTLGQLARALADILPPTAGGVRAAGDYHQPVTRVAVCGGAGDSLLGSDAVRGADVYITADLRHHPASEAREQAVLGGGPALLDVSHWASEWLWLDTAADQLRAALPGVEVVVSELRTDPWDFVILQ, encoded by the coding sequence GTGCCCCACACCCTCGCCTCCGTCCGTGACACCATCGAGCAGCTCTGGCCGCTCGCCGGTGCCGAGAGCTGGGATGCGCCCGGGCTCGTGGCGGGCGATCCGGCTGCCGCGATCGAGCGCATCCTGCTGTCTGTGGATGCGGTCGCGGCGACCGTGGACGAGGCGGTCGAACTCGAAGCCGACCTGCTGATCGCCCACCATCCGCTTCTGCTCCGCGGCGTCACCAGCATCGCGGAGGACCGCTACAAGGGCGCGCTGCTCGCCCGGCTGATCCGCGGCGACGTCGCCCTGTACGCGGCGCACACCACCGCCGATGTGGTCGCCGACGGCACCAGCGACGTCCTGGCCGCGCGGCTGGGGCTCCGCGACACCCGCCCGATCTCACCGGCGGCCGACGGCACGACGGGCATCGGGCGCGTCGGCGACCTCGCGCAGCCGACGACGCTCGGGCAGCTCGCTCGCGCGCTCGCCGACATCCTCCCGCCGACGGCCGGGGGAGTCCGGGCCGCCGGCGACTACCACCAGCCGGTCACGCGCGTCGCCGTCTGCGGCGGAGCGGGCGACTCCCTGCTCGGCAGCGACGCCGTGCGCGGTGCGGACGTCTACATCACCGCCGACCTGCGGCACCATCCCGCCTCCGAAGCACGCGAGCAAGCGGTGCTCGGCGGCGGCCCCGCCCTTCTCGACGTCTCCCACTGGGCGAGCGAGTGGCTCTGGCTCGACACCGCCGCCGATCAGCTGCGCGCCGCGCTGCCCGGGGTGGAGGTCGTCGTCAGCGAACTCCGCACCGACCCCTGGGATTTCGTCATCCTGCAATGA